TAATGCTTCTAATAGCATGTCTGCAGCATATAATGAATGACCTACCCTTAAATTTGGAATGTCTTCAATTGTGGAAACCTGTCTAGAGAAAGCCTCAGTTCTCATATTCACGAGACGCATAAGAACAGCCTGAAAAGGGCATCAAGTGAGATAAAGGAAATCATATGCATCAACTTGAAGTCACCAGacaaatgtgattttaaactagaGATACCTTCCTGAAAGCACTTGGATTGGCAACGCCATGGATTTTAACATCGTCACTGGGAGGCCGTCTTACACCAACATTTTCAATTCTAAGAGAGTAGACACCAAACAGGGATTGCAGATATCCTGAAGGTAACAataaatatttctaaaatgTTACCAGGATTGAGGTAATCAGAGACCctacaaaagaaaattcaaatatatagcCCCCGTATGCGTGTTCGCATGCATGTGAAGAGCAAAAGCAGCAGGAATAATTGAAGGTCCAACCTTAAGCTATATATTTTGTTCATACTTAGGCATGAACATTTTGTAACAACCAGTTTCTACCAAACCCATTTTGTAATAACCAGTAACTAAGGGTCAACAAAACTGCAATCATCTAGTACTTTAACTATGAGGTGGAAAATCAGTCCTCACTAGTCATTACTTGTTTTCCCCTTCTTTTGGGCTAGTAAAAAGCAATTAGCCATTACTTAATCTTACTTAAAGTGCAAGTTTGATAGAAACAATCAACAATAGAACACTGATGAAATTTGCCAGAAATTTGAGATAATGCAAAAGAATAATGCCAACACTTTTTCTACCTTGTTCAATTACAAGGTCGGCAACCGAAGGCAACAAGACATGTTTCTCTTTCTTCAACACTCCAAAGCATGGAAATGGTACCGGCCTCGTAACCTGAGCTAAAGAAACAGAGTATTATCCAAATGGTTTCCACACATAGCACACTTTCCGCATAGCATCAAGAAAAGCATTGTCTTAAATCCATGAACGAGGATCCAACAATTTCCACGAGTCACTACGGACGAACTACTCAAAGGAACAAAGTGCAAAAAATTCGACAACTATAAGTGATCGCAGCTAGTAATATCAATTTTGCATGTGATCCTAAAGAATTAACTTGAAAATGGAATTGCTGATTTTACTTTGTATACGATGGCGTTTTGAGTGAGATAGAGCTTTCTGGAGCGGATATCTTTGCGCACTATATATCTTCGGACTGGTAGATAAAGCAGCATGAACAAGCCGACCCCCCAGGCCAGAATTAGAAGCAAGGAGTATAGAACCCACTGAGCCGTCTGATGCTTGACGAAATTCTCTTCCGTCTCCTGGAACGACGCCGTATACAGAACCGTTTCGCCTTCGGCCTCCGCTTCCAGTTTCTCCTGAGACAACAACAAACCTTTCTCCAAGCTATCGATTTCTTCGACCTCATTTCCAGACGCCATCGAATCAGCCTTCAATCTTCGGCAACTTCTCTGTTTGGTTCCAGCGAAATTACCCAAGATTTTCGATCTCAATCGAGCTGGAACTTGTTTCAAGCACCGAATTGCAAAACCCTAATCTATACCAAAAGGCAAAAACCGAATAACTCCAAGCAACAGGGTCCAAGCACAGAGAAAGGGGCGAGAGCTATTGAAAGCTTACCTGAGCAATCGATTTGACGCTCTTTCAACGGAAGTTTTCGCAGCTGACTTACAAGTAGCAGACGGAGGGCTGGGCCTGATCATTGCTCTTGGATCGGGCTCGGGTGCTGATCCGGCCCAATAAGCCCACTGGTAGTGGAGCATGCTAATTGCTATACCTCGGTGTTCAGGTCGGTTTCCGGGTAGTCAAATACAAGTACTGACACTGTACAGACCGAACCCTGATGCGGACT
The Alnus glutinosa chromosome 14, dhAlnGlut1.1, whole genome shotgun sequence genome window above contains:
- the LOC133857045 gene encoding uncharacterized protein LOC133857045 → MASGNEVEEIDSLEKGLLLSQEKLEAEAEGETVLYTASFQETEENFVKHQTAQWVLYSLLLILAWGVGLFMLLYLPVRRYIVRKDIRSRKLYLTQNAIVYKVTRPVPFPCFGVLKKEKHVLLPSVADLVIEQGYLQSLFGVYSLRIENVGVRRPPSDDVKIHGVANPSAFRKAVLMRLVNMRTEAFSRQVSTIEDIPNLRLASPSKYFRHDSFPHSGELILLQKLEEVGSSMKRVQTLIEEQQSQTSEVID